A stretch of Eschrichtius robustus isolate mEscRob2 chromosome 6, mEscRob2.pri, whole genome shotgun sequence DNA encodes these proteins:
- the MSL2 gene encoding E3 ubiquitin-protein ligase MSL2: MNPVNATALYISASRLVLNYDPGDPKAFTEINRLLPYFRQSLSCCVCGHLLQDPIAPTNSTCQHYVCKSCKGKKMMMKPSCSWCKDYEQFEENKQLSILVNCYKKLCEYITQTTLARDIIEAVDCSSDILALLNDGSLFCEETEKPSDSSFTLCLTHSPLPSTSEPTTDPQASLSPVSESTLSIAIGSSVINGLPTYNGLSIDRFGINIPSPEHSNTIDVCNTVDIKTEDLSDSLPPVCDTVATDLCSTGIDICSFSEDIKPGDSLLLSVEEVLRSLETVSNTEVCCPNLQPNLEATVSNGPFLQLSSQSLSHNVFMSTSPALHGLSCTAATPKVAKLNRKRSRSESDSEKVQPLPISTIIRGPTLGASAPVTVKRESKISLQPIATVPNGGTTPKISKTVLLSAKSMKKSHEHGSKKSHSKTKPGILKKDKTVKEKIPSHHFMPGSPTKTVYKKPQEKKGCKCGRATQNPSVLTCRGQRCPCYSNRKACLDCICRGCQNSYMANGEKKLEAFAVPEKALEQTRLTLGINVTSIAVRNASTSTSVINVTGSPVTTFLAASTHDDKSLDEAIDMRFDC; encoded by the coding sequence GACATTTGCTACAAGATCCTATTGCACCCACCAACTCCACCTGCCAACACTATGTCTGCAAAAGTTGTAAAGGCAAGAAAATGATGATGAAACCTTCATGTAGCTGGTGCAAAGACTATGAGCAGTTTGAGGAAAACAAGCAGTTAAGCATCCTAGTGAACTGCTACAAAAAACTATGTGAATATATAACACAGACTACATTGGCACGGGATATAATAGAAGCAGTCGACTGTTCTTCTGATATTTTGGCTTTGCTTAATGATGGATCATTGTTTTGTGAGGAGACGGAAAAACCCTCAGATTCATCCTTTACTTTGTGCTTGACACATTCCCCTTTACCTTCGACCTCAGAACCCACAACTGATCCTCAAGCTAGTTTATCTCCAGTATCTGAAAGCACCCTCAGCATTGCTATTGGCAGTTCTGTTATCAATGGTTTGCCTACTTATAATGGGCTTTCAATAGATAGATTTGGTATAAATATTCCTTCACCTGAACATTCAAATACAATTGATGTATGTAACACTGTTGACATAAAAACTGAGGATCTGTCTGACAGTTTGCCACCTGTCTGTGACACGGTAGCCACTGACTTATGCTCCACAGGCATTGATATTTGCAGTTTCAGTGAAGATATAAAACCTGGTGACTCTCTGTTACTGAGTGTTGAGGAAGTACTCCGCAGCTTAGAAACTGTTTCGAACACAGAAGTCTGTTGCCCTAATTTGCAGCCCAACTTGGAAGCCACTGTATCCAATGGACCTTTTCTGCAGCTTTCTTCCCAGTCTCTTAGCCATAATGTTTTTATGTCCACCAGTCCTGCACTTCATGGGTTATCATGTACAGCAGCAACTCCGAAGGTAGCAAAATTGAATAGAAAACGATCCAGATCAGAAAGCGACAGTGAGAAAGTTCAGCCACTTCCAATTTCTACCATTATCCGAGGCCCAACATTGGGGGCATCTGCTCCTGTGACAGTGAAACGGGAGAGCAAAATTTCTCTTCAACCTATAGCAACTGTTCCCAATGGAGGCACAACACCCAAAATCAGCAAAACTGTACTTTTATCTGCTAAAAGCATGAAAAAGAGTCATGAACATGGATCCAAGAAATCTCACTCTAAAACCAAGCCAGGTATtcttaaaaaagacaaaacagtaaAGGAAAAGATTCCTAGTCATCATTTTATGCCAGGAAGTCCTACCAAGACTGTGTATAAAAAACCCCAGGAAAAGAAAGGGTGTAAATGTGGGCGTGCTACTCAAAATCCAAGTGTTCTTACATGCCGCGGCCAACGCTGCCCTTGCTACTCTAACCGCAAAGCCTGCTTAGATTGTATATGTCGTGGCTGCCAAAACTCCTATATGGCCAATGGGGAGAAGAAGCTGGAGGCATTTGCTGTGCCAGAAAAGGCCTTGGAGCAGACCAGGCTCACTTTGGGCATTAACGTGACTAGCATTGCTGTGCGCAATGCTAGTACCAGCACCAGTGTAATTAATGTCACAGGGTCCCCAGTAACAACGTTTTTAGCTGCCAGTACACATGATGATAAAAGTTTGGATGAAGCTATAGACATGAGATTCGACTGTTAA